The Methanobrevibacter millerae genome includes the window CATTACTTCAATTTTCGGTTAATTAATTTTAACCTTTTTATTTTTTTATTAAAACTATTAATTTTTTTATAATCGGTTTTTTGTTAAAAATTTTCATGATTAGAAGATTCTTTTAACAAAAAGTTAACTTTAATAACTATTTAAATAATAATATTAATTAATTTCAAATAGGAGTCTATTATCCTGACAAAAATGGAAATCGATTTTAGTGACGAACAAATTAAAAAAATTGAAATTTTAAAGTCTAATGGTTTTACTGTTGGTGAAGCAATTGACCTTCTTTTCAATGTTCAAAATGAAATTAAAAATCAAATTGAACAAAATAACCCTGATGAAAACATATTGGAAAAAATTCAAGAATCTGATTTTGATTTAAAGATTAAAGCAGAAATTTTCAAAAAAGAGGAAATTGATCATGAAACTTATGATGAGGCAATTGAAAATGTTAAACAAAATGTAAAATGGTCAGAATTCTTTAAATTTTAATTTTTTAATAATTCTTTTTTTCTTTTTAATATTTGTGAATTTCGAATTCTATTTATATACTATTTTTTAAAATATTATTATGGAAGAAATTTTTGAAGTAATTGGAGTTGAACACTTAAAGACAATATTGTCTAACTTATCTCCCGAAGAAATTGTAAAGCCCGCATATGACAACTGGTTTCCAACCCAGAAAACAGGCCATACCATACTGGATTTGGAAACAGGTGAAGTAAGGGGCTTATCAATAGAACATAACCAAATGCCTCTTCAATCAATGATGTATATTGAGTTATATACAATAAAGTCAAGCGATTATCCAATAGAACCAGAAGAAATGTTGTCAAAAACTGAATATGAAGAGTTTATGGATTTCATGGAAGATGAACCTTCAGAATTTGCACCGGATATGGTCAGTATTTTCTGTCAGGAAAATGATATCGATGAGGATTCACGAAATATTGGGATATTGGCATACAGATTTTCAACAACAGATCAGCAAAATTATAATATGTGGGAATCAGCTATTTTAAACAAGTATTATGACAAGACCGATGAAAACCACAATCCGTTCAAGTTCAATCAAAGCAGTTTATGATGAGGGTGTTTAGTTATTAGGTTTATAACATTGATTTTAAAGAATCCTTTCAGGAATAAGACTCGCAGTGCATTATCAATTATTGGAATAGCTATTGGAATCGCAACAATAGTTGCTTTAGGACTCATTACTGCAGGAATGGAAGATTCCGTTCAGACTTCATTCAATCAGGGTGGAGCAGAAATAACTGTTACAAATTCTACAAATATCGGTGGAAGTTCCGGATTGCTTGACATGTCATTAATAAGTGATTTAAAAAATATTTCAAATGTTTCGGATGCAGTTGGTCAGCTGTCGGTAAGTGAATCCGCACAATCCTATTCGCAGTCCAGCAGACCGATGATGCAAACGAGGGTATATGGTTTTGATGATTCTAAATTGAATTTAATTGGAATTAAAGACGTTAATGGATCTATTTATAAGAACAATTCATATGATGCAATTGTCGGTGTGGGATACAGTGAATTAAATAATGTAAGCATTGGGGATAATTTTACTTTTTTAGGCCATGACTTTAAGATTACCGGAATATATGAGACTGGAAGCATCATGACGGACAATGGTGTTTATGTTTCATTGGATACTCTTCAAAATATCTCAGACACTGATAAAGTTTCATCTATTTTAGTCAAAACTTCTGAAAGCACTAATGATACAATTGTCAGCAATGAAATTAAGGATAAAAATGAGAACCTCTCAACATTAACGAGTGAGGAAATGTCTTCAATATTGGATGATGTAACAGGCATATTGAATACGGCTTCTCTTGCAATTTCAGGTCTGGCAATCATTGTCGGAGGTATAGGTGTAATAAATACTATGGTAATGACAGTATATGAAAGAACAAAAGAAATAGGTGTTTTAAAATCAATTGGATGGAAAAGTAAAAAGGTGTTGGTAATGATTATGGGGGAAACCTTGGTTTTAACAACACTGTCAGGCATTATAGGTTCCATATTTGGAATTTTAATCGCTGAAATTGGTGTCCGGCTTATTGGAACTGATGGATTTTCACTTGTCTACACTCCAGGAACTTTCATATTGGCATTCGGCATTACAATTATTGTAGGAATTATTGGCGGAGTATATCCTGCATATAAGGCATCCAAGCTTGCTCCAACAGAGGCATTGAGGTATGAATAGGTGATTTGATGGAATACAGGTTAATTAATGTTTTAAAACAGTATGATGACGGTGCTGTCACAGCTTTAAACAGAATTAATTTATATATTGAAAAGGGAAGTTTTGTATCCATCATAGGACCTTCTGGATCAGGCAAATCCACATTGTTGAATATGTTGGGTGCTTTAGATACTCCGGATTCAGGTCAGGTCATTGTAAATGGCGTTGATTTAGCTTCACAAAAGGATTTAAGTGATTTTAGAAGACATGAAATAGGTTTTGTATTTCAGCTTCATAACCTGATACCTAATCTGACTGTTCAGGAAAATGTTGAAATTCCATTGATGGATGCTAAGCTGTCACAAAAAGAAAAACATAAAAGGGCATTGCTTTTCATTGAAGCTGTAGGATTGCTTGACAAGAAAAAACAAAAGCCTAATAAGTTGTCCGGTGGGGAACGTCAAAGAGTAGCTATTGCAAGAGCTTTGGTTAATTTGCCATCTATAATTTTAGCAGATGAGCCTACTGGTGCTCTTGATACAAGAACTGGTGCTAAAGTTCTTGATGTTTTGAGGTTTGTTCATGAATCGATTAATGCAACATTGATTATAGTCACTCATGATAGGGATGTTGCACGTCTGGCCGACAGAACAATTGAAATTAGGGATGGTCAGATAATTAACGATTATTATAACAGATAATAATTATTCTTTTGCTTGCTTATCCAATTGGAACTTTTTGCGCCCATAACAGGATAGTGGATTGTTTATTCCTTTGCATGACCCGTCAGGCTTACATAATTGCGGCAAGTGTATTTTTATTTTTTCACAACTCATTGGGGTGTACCATGTGGTTTCTCCTTCGTGGTTAATGTCTATTTCACTGTGCATTCCGAATCCCAGTTTTGATATTATGTTTACCTTTTCCTGTGGCTGGTCTTCAAATAACGGTGGTGTACAGTTATCTGCAGCATCAAAAATTAATGGCAATATCTCATTTTGGGTAATGCTTAAGTCAGGATCAACATCAGAGACCTTTATGCTTTCGTCAGATGCAAATATTCTTGGATATAATCTTGCGTAAGATGCAAATGATGTTAATAGAAGCACGATTGCATCGTTACGACCTCCTGAAGATACTCCGTTTACAGTATTTTCTATACATGGGGGAAACGCTTCAGGGATTAATTTTCCTGCCTGCACTGTTCCATATATTCCGCCGCTTCCAGCATAATATTGATTGTATTTGCTGATTTCTTCTGGAATGAATTCTTTTAATTCTTCAGATAGCTTTACAATTTCAGGATGCATTTCAACTCTTGCAGACATTTCTTTTATTCTTGAAATATATTCTTCGGTTTTTTGCATTATCAGACGTGATAATATTAATTCCTTCACACTGTCTCCGACAAGTATGTTATACATTCTGTCAGGGCTTCTGTCTGAAAACTCCTCTGCATAATTGTCTAGAAATTCGTCCTGCTGAAGGATAATGTCTCCGTTCTGAATTAATAATTCGCTTAACTTAAGTTTTTTGCTAGCTATCACATCTTTCAGGGAACTCCATTTGATAGATCCGTCAACCTTGATTTCATCCAAAATCTCATCAATTATCTCTTCTCTTGTGGATGGAGTTAGTTTGGCCAGTCTTTCCTGAATCAATATTCCCTGGGATTCAATGAATAATCTGGTTTCTCTTGATCCTGTATTGAACTGTATTGCAATAGCCTGGCAGAGCACATGAAATATAACAACATCCTGTTTAAAAATAGCATCATTTGAAAGGTATTCGAACTCATTTTGATTATATTTTTTATTGTTTTTTTTCTCGATTGCCCATTGTATTCTTTTGAATGCCAAATCCTTATATGATTTTGGTATTAATGAGTCATCTGAAATTTTCTGATTTGTTGTGTGAATTACTTCTTCGATTAGGTATTCATCTTCTTTGTCTAGTTGATTTAAATCACCGTAATCCTTTATGATTTCTCTACCTTCATTTGATAATGGGTTGATATATGAAATTTCTGCCATAATTAAAGTTTTAGTTTCATATATTAAAAAATTAACTTATTTTTAAAGGCAGTATTTACCTGATGTGATTATTTTTTCTTCAAAGATTTTTAATAATTATTGCAATTAATGTCTTTTTGTTCATTAATTAATTTTCTATTTTCTAATTTCTTTTTAAGTTGCTTTTAAAAAATAATACTTTATAAACTATGAATAATATATATATTTATGCTTAAAAATTTTAGGAGAACAATAAATGAGTAAGATTTTTATTTCATGTGCACTTCCTTATGCAAACGGTCCATGTCATTTAGGTCATATCCGTTCTACTTACTTGCCTGCAGATATCTATGCAAGGTATAATCGTATGATTGGCAATGACGTGTTGATGGTTTGTGCTACTGATGAACATGGAACTCCAATTGCAGTTAAAGCAGATAAAGAAAATAAAAAGCCTATAGAGATTTCTAAAAGATACCATGACATGATTGTTCGTGATGTGGAATCAATGAACATTTCACTGGATAATTTTACAAGAACCACTGATGATATTCATTATGAAATAGCTCAAAACTTCTTTAAAGACTTGTATGATAAGGGTTTGATTTATAGGCTGGATATTCAGCAGTTATACTGTGAAAACTGTAATAAGTTCTTGCCTGATCGTTATGTTGAAGGTTTATGTCCTGCCTGCGGTGCTGAAGCTCGTGGGGATCACTGTGAAAAATGTGGAAGAGCACTTGATCCAACTGAATTAGATGAACCAAGATGTTTGACCTGTGGAAATACTCCCGTAATTAAAGACACATATCAATATGCATTTAAATTATCTGAATTTGAAGATGAATTGAAGGATTATATTAACAATAATGATAATTTGCCTGCAAATGTTAAAAACTATGCATCAAACTGGCTTAAAGAAGGCCTTAACGATTGGGTTTTAACAAGAGATATGGACTGGGGAATTCCTGTTCCTCTGGATGAGGCTGAAGGCAAAGTATTGTATGTTTGGATTGAGGCATTCTTGGGATATATTTCCTCAGCTGCCCAATGGTCAAGAAAAACAGGAATCAAATGGGAAGATTATTGGAGTGACTATGTAGTTCACTTTATAGGAAAGGATATCATTTACCACCATTCTATATTCTGGCCAGGTTTATTGACTGCATACGGATGTAAAAAGCCTGACATGATTTATGCTGGTGAATTCCTCTCTCTTGAAGGAGAAAAAATGTCTACCAGTAAAAATTGGGTTATCTGGATTGATGATTTTGTAAAGGACTTTGATGCTGACCTGCTCAGATACTATTTGACAATCAATGCTCCTTTAAACAAGGATTCAGACTTTTCATGGGACGACTTCCAAAGAAGGAACAATGATGAGCTTGCAGATGTAATAGGAAACCTGCTTCACAGAACATTTACTTTTACACACAAGTTCTTTGACGGCAAAATACCTGAATATGTAGATGCATCAGACGAGGATGTTGCATTTGAAGCTGAAATTGAAAAATTGCCTGATAGTGTTGGAGAATACATTTCCAATTATGAATTCAGGGAAGCCTTGCTTGAAATATTTAAAGTAGCTAAAATAGGAAATAAATATTTCAACGACCAGGAGCCATGGAAAGCAGTAAAAGAAAATCCACAAAAAGCTGCTAATACATTATACTTATCTAATCAATTGGCAAAATGTTTGGCATATGTTTTAAAACCATTCCTGCCAACTAAAGCAGACCAAATAGCTGAAATCTTAAAATTGGATGCTCTTGATGTATGGGATGACGCTAAGGTTTCACTTCCAAGCGGATATGAAATCGCAAAAGCTAAACCATTATTCAAAAAAATAGAAGATGATGTAATTACTAATGAAAAAGAAAAATTACAGAATAACCTAAAAGAAAATGAGGAAGATAATATGAGTGATATTATAGATATTGATTACTTTGATAAAGTTGATATTAGAATTGGACAAATTAAAGAAGCTGAAAAAATAGAAAAATCTGATAAATTGTTGAAATTACAAGTTGACATCGGTGATGAAACCAGACAAATCGTTGCTGGTCTTGCAAAATTCTACTCACCTGAAGAGTTGATTGACAGAAAAGTTGCTGTTTTAGTCAACTTAAAACCAGCAAAATTGTTTGGAACATTATCTGAAGGAATGCTTCTTGCAACCGGTGAAAGCGGAGCATTGTTATCACCAGATGATTGTGAAATCGGTGAACAAATTCAATAAATTTGATTAATATGGAAGAATCTGTCCTTGTAATTAAAGCGGAGAAATATTTAAAGGAAATTTCAAATGATGACATTAATATTGATGATATTGACGAATTTGAAAATTTCAAAAATCTCTACTTTAAGCTTGATGACAGATTAGAAAATTTAAAACAGCTTAGACGGGATATGGAAGTGCAGGGATACGGTACTCCATTCACATCCTTAAATAAATATGGAACCAAATCCATAGGTGAAGTTTCTCTTGAAGAGGTTAGTGAAAACAGTCGTCACAACCAGATATTTAGAAATAAGGCTAACGCTAAAAAGAATATTCTGGACAGGGTTAAGTCAGCTATTGATTCCCATCAAATTGCATTGGCTCACCTTGATCAGTTCGGATACCTGAAATGCGATTCCTGTTATAAGAAATATTCAGTATCTGAATACAAGCAATTGAATGGAAAATGCAGTTGCAAAAGCGATTCATTTTCATTTAAGATTAGCAGACAGAATACCTATAGGATTGAAATAATTCCATTTTTACCTTTGTCTGGTAATTATCGTGTTTTAATGGCGGATTTATCAAAATATGGTAGAAATTCATTTAAGAAAGTTATCAATGCTCTTAAACAAGAACGTACTGGACATGTAAAGACCATTTCACCATTATTTAGATATAAAGATAAGAACAATCGCTGGTTAAGAAAAAGGGCCACTTTTGACTCTGAATTCGTAGACAATTATGAAGAAGAGTTAAGAAAGAAATATGGAAAGAATGTCCGGATTGAAAAATTGGAATTCCACAGGACAAGACCTGCAATCATTGATGATAAGCATGCAAGAACTGCTGTTGCTTTAGGTTATGTTCGCTATGCAGAACGTATTATAAGCCAAATTCGTGATGATATCTTAAAAAGAAGATTGTCTGATTTTAAACGTATAAATATTTATGATGAGATAGTTCACAAGTATAACAATCACACTCCTAATTACATTGATTCATTTGATGTTGCTGAAATTGAAAAATGGAGAGCAGATAAGATTCATGAAGAGCTTAAAAATCTCAGATACCTGGATCGTCATGATGAAATAAACCGTTCACTTAAAAGGGATTTGAAAACAAGAGACACAATTGAAAAGACAATATTTGAAAATATTGCACCCGCATTAATCAGCTGGGATATATTCAAGTATTATCTGACAACATCTGTTTCAAATCGTAAGTTAACAACCGGACCGTTTCCATATATTCGTGTCGAGCTCGACCGTCAGCAAAGAAAAGTATTTGCACAGAGATTTTCTAATGTCATAGATATCCTAAATCAGTTCAGTGATATCAAGATTTTAGATGTTGACCAGAAGGATTTGATTTTATATGAAAAGTTCAAGTTTGAAAAGGAAATGAAAAATTCAAACATCAAGGTAAATCATCCTGCTTTGGGTGCTGCTCATTTGCATCTCAATAGTGGCATTGATTTGCAAAGTATTAGCAATACATTCAATGTTAATGAATCTAAAATCAAAAAGGAAATCAAGAACATTGAAAACATTAAGAATCCAAAAACGGTCAAGTCTAAAAAATTCCTTGACTTGATTAAGAAGTAGTGATTGTTATGGATGAAGATGTAACTACAATTCATATTACGGAGGTCCCTTCTTCATTTATGATTATGAATTTGCTTGAAAAGTATCCTAACCTTGAAAAGATAACCTGTTCACCAAGCATTTATGGGAGAACGTCTCCTACATACATTAATGCTTTAAAGGAACTTGATATCGAAATCGAAAAGGAATATCATTGGGGAGCATCAAAAAAACCATGTGACTATGAAGATGAATTGCTGGAATTGGCCAGTGAAGGTTATAAGGCACGTGAAATTGCTGAAATATTGGATATTACAGTAAACAGGGTTTATTATTTACTTAGAAGAAACAAAACCAAACTGAATACCAACACCAAAAAGTACGATTATGATGAAATAGAATCTCTCAGCAAATCAGGCATGAAACCTAAAGAGATTTCTGAAAAATTAGACATTCCTCTTAGAAGCGTTTATTATATTTTGAATAAGAAATAAATCAAAAATTATTTTTAACTATTAATATATACTTATATGTAAGTGATTGTTATGATGATACTACCTCAACTACCGCTGTATGTTATAGCGATAATCTGTGGGTTGCTTGCTTTTTTAGTGACTCATTTGTCAATGCCTAGAATTATTCGTAAATTGGAAAATGCTGATATTGTAGGAAAGGACTTGCATAAGTCCTGGAAGCCTATTGTTGCTGAAATGGGTGGTTTTGGAATCCTTTTCGGTTTTATCATAGGAATGTTTTCAGGTATCTATATGCATGACATATTGGTATTTCCGTTATGTGTTGTGCTTATAGTAATTCTGCTTGTAGGTATTATTGGTATCGTTGATGATTTGCTTGTCTTATCATCCAAAGAGAAATTATTCCTATTGTTTTTAGCAGGTGTTCCGTTAATATGGGCTGCACCATCCAATGTGGGGATATTATATTTGATTTCAATTCCAATAGCTATTTCTATAGGATCCAATCTTACAAATATGCTTGCCGGTTTGAATGGTATTGAATCTGGTTTGGGTATTATCTCTATTGCATCATTAACTATTTCTTGTATAATTTTAGGAAAATACGATGTAACAATCATCAGTATGAGTATGCTAGGTGCATTGATTGCATTTTTATATTACAACAAGTATCCTGCTAAAATTTTTCCTGGTGATACAGGTACGCTAATTATTGGAGCTACAATTGTTTCCATTGCTTTTATCGGTAGGGTTAAGTTGATTGCACTTATTGTTTTGATGCCGAATATTATTGATGCGGCTATGAAATTTTACAGTGCAGGTGTAATGGAGCGCCAGCAATTCAAGCCAACACAGGTCGATGAGGATGGTAATTTAATAAGGCCTGAGACAGGTTTCAAGTCTTTAATCAGATTTGTTATCAGAAGACCGATTACAGAAAAGCAGGCTGTTCGCATAATTTGGGGAATCGGTTTGATTTTTGGTATTATAGGTATATTCGTTGCATTGACTATGCCTGGCGTAATAGGTAATCAGACATTAGCAAACTTCCTTCAAATTAAAGAGATGTTTTATCATGTATGAGGTGATTTAATGAAACCTTACGTTATTTTAAATGCTGCCATGACACTTGACGGAAAAATAGTCACTGCAAAAAACAGTTCAAATATTTCCGGTGAAGAGGACTTGAAGAGAGTTCATGAACTTAGAAAGAATGTGGATGCAATAATGGTTGGAATAGGAACCGTATTGGCAGATGATCCTAGATTAACCGTTCACAAGGTTGATGCAAATCCGGAAGACAATCCTGTTCGTGTTGTAGTTGATAGCAAATGCAGAACCCCAATAGCTGCAAGGATTACCAATAAGGATGCAAAAACAATAATTGCAGCAGCTAATGAATTCAAATATGATTTTTTAGTAAGTGACAGATGCAATGTCTTCAAGCAGAGGGGAGTTGAATTCTTCTTCAGCGGTGACACAAGAGTGGATTTGACTGCATTGATGGATTACCT containing:
- a CDS encoding ABC transporter ATP-binding protein, with protein sequence MEYRLINVLKQYDDGAVTALNRINLYIEKGSFVSIIGPSGSGKSTLLNMLGALDTPDSGQVIVNGVDLASQKDLSDFRRHEIGFVFQLHNLIPNLTVQENVEIPLMDAKLSQKEKHKRALLFIEAVGLLDKKKQKPNKLSGGERQRVAIARALVNLPSIILADEPTGALDTRTGAKVLDVLRFVHESINATLIIVTHDRDVARLADRTIEIRDGQIINDYYNR
- a CDS encoding ABC transporter permease, which codes for MILKNPFRNKTRSALSIIGIAIGIATIVALGLITAGMEDSVQTSFNQGGAEITVTNSTNIGGSSGLLDMSLISDLKNISNVSDAVGQLSVSESAQSYSQSSRPMMQTRVYGFDDSKLNLIGIKDVNGSIYKNNSYDAIVGVGYSELNNVSIGDNFTFLGHDFKITGIYETGSIMTDNGVYVSLDTLQNISDTDKVSSILVKTSESTNDTIVSNEIKDKNENLSTLTSEEMSSILDDVTGILNTASLAISGLAIIVGGIGVINTMVMTVYERTKEIGVLKSIGWKSKKVLVMIMGETLVLTTLSGIIGSIFGILIAEIGVRLIGTDGFSLVYTPGTFILAFGITIIVGIIGGVYPAYKASKLAPTEALRYE
- a CDS encoding DNA primase, which encodes MAEISYINPLSNEGREIIKDYGDLNQLDKEDEYLIEEVIHTTNQKISDDSLIPKSYKDLAFKRIQWAIEKKNNKKYNQNEFEYLSNDAIFKQDVVIFHVLCQAIAIQFNTGSRETRLFIESQGILIQERLAKLTPSTREEIIDEILDEIKVDGSIKWSSLKDVIASKKLKLSELLIQNGDIILQQDEFLDNYAEEFSDRSPDRMYNILVGDSVKELILSRLIMQKTEEYISRIKEMSARVEMHPEIVKLSEELKEFIPEEISKYNQYYAGSGGIYGTVQAGKLIPEAFPPCIENTVNGVSSGGRNDAIVLLLTSFASYARLYPRIFASDESIKVSDVDPDLSITQNEILPLIFDAADNCTPPLFEDQPQEKVNIISKLGFGMHSEIDINHEGETTWYTPMSCEKIKIHLPQLCKPDGSCKGINNPLSCYGRKKFQLDKQAKE
- a CDS encoding DUF530 domain-containing protein — translated: MEESVLVIKAEKYLKEISNDDINIDDIDEFENFKNLYFKLDDRLENLKQLRRDMEVQGYGTPFTSLNKYGTKSIGEVSLEEVSENSRHNQIFRNKANAKKNILDRVKSAIDSHQIALAHLDQFGYLKCDSCYKKYSVSEYKQLNGKCSCKSDSFSFKISRQNTYRIEIIPFLPLSGNYRVLMADLSKYGRNSFKKVINALKQERTGHVKTISPLFRYKDKNNRWLRKRATFDSEFVDNYEEELRKKYGKNVRIEKLEFHRTRPAIIDDKHARTAVALGYVRYAERIISQIRDDILKRRLSDFKRINIYDEIVHKYNNHTPNYIDSFDVAEIEKWRADKIHEELKNLRYLDRHDEINRSLKRDLKTRDTIEKTIFENIAPALISWDIFKYYLTTSVSNRKLTTGPFPYIRVELDRQQRKVFAQRFSNVIDILNQFSDIKILDVDQKDLILYEKFKFEKEMKNSNIKVNHPALGAAHLHLNSGIDLQSISNTFNVNESKIKKEIKNIENIKNPKTVKSKKFLDLIKK
- a CDS encoding 2,5-diamino-6-(ribosylamino)-4(3H)-pyrimidinone 5'-phosphate reductase, producing MKPYVILNAAMTLDGKIVTAKNSSNISGEEDLKRVHELRKNVDAIMVGIGTVLADDPRLTVHKVDANPEDNPVRVVVDSKCRTPIAARITNKDAKTIIAAANEFKYDFLVSDRCNVFKQRGVEFFFSGDTRVDLTALMDYLASQGIETLMLEGGATLNFAMIKEGLIDEIRICIAPKVVGGVNAKTLFDGEGFDTMDEGVNLELTDSFSLGKDLILTYKVLK
- a CDS encoding glycosyltransferase 4 family protein, coding for MMILPQLPLYVIAIICGLLAFLVTHLSMPRIIRKLENADIVGKDLHKSWKPIVAEMGGFGILFGFIIGMFSGIYMHDILVFPLCVVLIVILLVGIIGIVDDLLVLSSKEKLFLLFLAGVPLIWAAPSNVGILYLISIPIAISIGSNLTNMLAGLNGIESGLGIISIASLTISCIILGKYDVTIISMSMLGALIAFLYYNKYPAKIFPGDTGTLIIGATIVSIAFIGRVKLIALIVLMPNIIDAAMKFYSAGVMERQQFKPTQVDEDGNLIRPETGFKSLIRFVIRRPITEKQAVRIIWGIGLIFGIIGIFVALTMPGVIGNQTLANFLQIKEMFYHV
- the metG gene encoding methionine--tRNA ligase is translated as MSKIFISCALPYANGPCHLGHIRSTYLPADIYARYNRMIGNDVLMVCATDEHGTPIAVKADKENKKPIEISKRYHDMIVRDVESMNISLDNFTRTTDDIHYEIAQNFFKDLYDKGLIYRLDIQQLYCENCNKFLPDRYVEGLCPACGAEARGDHCEKCGRALDPTELDEPRCLTCGNTPVIKDTYQYAFKLSEFEDELKDYINNNDNLPANVKNYASNWLKEGLNDWVLTRDMDWGIPVPLDEAEGKVLYVWIEAFLGYISSAAQWSRKTGIKWEDYWSDYVVHFIGKDIIYHHSIFWPGLLTAYGCKKPDMIYAGEFLSLEGEKMSTSKNWVIWIDDFVKDFDADLLRYYLTINAPLNKDSDFSWDDFQRRNNDELADVIGNLLHRTFTFTHKFFDGKIPEYVDASDEDVAFEAEIEKLPDSVGEYISNYEFREALLEIFKVAKIGNKYFNDQEPWKAVKENPQKAANTLYLSNQLAKCLAYVLKPFLPTKADQIAEILKLDALDVWDDAKVSLPSGYEIAKAKPLFKKIEDDVITNEKEKLQNNLKENEEDNMSDIIDIDYFDKVDIRIGQIKEAEKIEKSDKLLKLQVDIGDETRQIVAGLAKFYSPEELIDRKVAVLVNLKPAKLFGTLSEGMLLATGESGALLSPDDCEIGEQIQ